From a region of the Candidatus Brocadia sp. genome:
- the argJ gene encoding bifunctional glutamate N-acetyltransferase/amino-acid acetyltransferase ArgJ: MTTGCIVAPLGFQAGSTYCGIKIAKDSLDLGIIFSAYPSTGAALFTTNQIYAAPVKLSRKIIQKGMGCVRAFVINSGNANACTGEQGYKDAAEMVSTAAACLKISEDELLIASTGIIGRPLPMEKITAGIQTAVNSLGNTQAHGDAMARAIMTTDTKQKSVAIRIKINGKEVSVGGIAKGAGMIAPNLATMLCFLTTDVSMPAELLSECLRNSAESSFNRITIDGHMSTNDTIAIIANGASGVTIAEKNNDLRTFQQGLDYVTSTLAKAIVMDGEGATKFVQIDVIGARSRNEATRIARSIADSPLVKTALNGEDPNWGRIVSAAGYAGVELDESKTTLYINDILIFAKGMPAQCDLNTLSASMKNKDIMIRLELGLGNYRDTVWTCDLSHEYVTINAEYHT; this comes from the coding sequence ATGACCACCGGATGTATTGTTGCCCCCCTAGGATTCCAGGCCGGTTCCACCTATTGTGGGATAAAAATTGCAAAAGACAGCCTCGACCTGGGAATCATCTTTTCAGCATATCCATCAACGGGCGCCGCCTTGTTCACCACAAACCAAATTTATGCCGCTCCGGTAAAGCTCAGCAGAAAAATCATCCAAAAGGGGATGGGGTGTGTCCGCGCCTTTGTTATTAACAGCGGCAATGCCAATGCCTGCACGGGAGAACAGGGCTATAAAGACGCCGCAGAAATGGTGAGCACCGCCGCAGCATGTTTGAAAATTTCCGAGGACGAACTCCTGATAGCCTCGACGGGAATTATCGGAAGGCCTCTCCCTATGGAAAAGATTACTGCTGGTATTCAGACTGCCGTTAATTCCCTTGGAAACACTCAGGCGCATGGCGATGCCATGGCGCGCGCCATCATGACAACCGATACGAAACAAAAGTCCGTTGCCATCAGAATAAAAATAAATGGCAAGGAAGTGTCTGTCGGTGGAATTGCAAAAGGGGCGGGAATGATTGCCCCAAACCTTGCAACCATGCTCTGTTTCCTTACGACAGACGTCTCCATGCCTGCAGAGCTTCTCAGCGAATGCCTCAGAAATTCCGCAGAATCCTCTTTTAATCGTATTACGATCGATGGTCATATGAGCACCAACGATACCATTGCCATAATCGCCAATGGCGCCTCCGGAGTAACAATCGCTGAAAAAAATAATGATCTCCGGACTTTTCAGCAAGGATTGGATTATGTAACCAGCACGCTGGCAAAGGCCATTGTGATGGATGGGGAAGGCGCAACCAAATTTGTGCAAATCGATGTAATTGGCGCCAGATCACGGAACGAGGCAACGCGGATCGCCAGGTCAATCGCCGATTCCCCGCTGGTAAAAACGGCGCTGAACGGAGAAGACCCCAACTGGGGACGCATCGTCTCTGCCGCCGGTTATGCAGGGGTAGAACTCGATGAATCAAAGACCACCCTTTACATCAACGATATCCTCATCTTTGCGAAGGGAATGCCCGCACAGTGTGACCTGAATACCCTGAGCGCATCCATGAAGAACAAGGACATTATGATCCGGCTGGAACTGGGGTTGGGGAACTACAGGGACACCGTCTGGACGTGCGACCTGTCCCATGAATACGTAACCATTAATGCAGAGTATCACACATAA
- the sucC gene encoding ADP-forming succinate--CoA ligase subunit beta, giving the protein MKLFEFQAKNILEAYGVCIPRGKVISQGDDVAKIFQEIGCNRCVIKAQILAGGRGKSGGVQFANSPEEAKIYVAGMLGSRLVTHQTGQRGTEIKYVLIEEALSIKRELYLAITIDRCLQSPVLIVSAEGGMEIEEVAKKTPGKIIKEPIDVFFGIHPFQVRRIASQLSISGTLATKLHALIVNLFDAFMEKDCSLLEINPLAVTVHDELCALDAKMDIDDNALYRHPEFNQFIPCQDISPAEALAREYRLSYIGLEGNIGCLVNGAGLAMATMDIIKLYGGEPANFLDVGGDASPEQVTQAFKIILSDPKVKAVLINIFGGIMKCDVIASGIIQAIHEIGIHIPLVIRLEGTNVEIAKKILEASGLKITSASDMKEAANLVVSKVR; this is encoded by the coding sequence TTGAAGTTATTTGAGTTTCAGGCAAAAAATATTTTAGAAGCGTACGGTGTTTGTATCCCTCGTGGCAAAGTCATATCCCAGGGTGATGATGTCGCAAAAATATTTCAGGAAATAGGCTGCAACCGTTGTGTCATAAAGGCACAGATACTTGCCGGTGGCAGAGGAAAAAGCGGGGGAGTTCAATTTGCAAACTCCCCTGAAGAAGCAAAGATATATGTGGCTGGCATGCTGGGTTCACGTCTTGTAACGCATCAAACCGGTCAGCGGGGCACCGAAATTAAATATGTTCTCATAGAAGAAGCCCTTTCCATAAAAAGGGAGTTGTATCTTGCCATAACGATCGACCGTTGCCTCCAATCACCGGTGCTGATTGTCAGCGCCGAAGGGGGGATGGAAATCGAAGAAGTTGCAAAAAAAACGCCCGGGAAAATTATCAAAGAACCAATCGACGTATTCTTTGGTATCCATCCATTCCAGGTACGTCGTATTGCCTCTCAATTAAGCATATCCGGGACGCTTGCTACAAAGTTGCATGCCCTTATCGTAAATCTGTTTGACGCCTTTATGGAGAAAGATTGCTCGTTATTAGAGATCAATCCGCTGGCAGTAACAGTACATGATGAACTATGCGCCCTGGATGCAAAGATGGATATTGACGATAATGCCCTTTACCGTCACCCCGAATTCAATCAATTTATCCCCTGTCAGGATATCTCTCCGGCAGAGGCTTTGGCAAGGGAGTACCGGCTGAGTTATATAGGCCTTGAAGGAAACATTGGTTGCCTCGTAAATGGCGCAGGTCTGGCCATGGCCACCATGGACATCATCAAGTTGTACGGTGGTGAACCAGCCAATTTTTTGGATGTGGGTGGCGATGCGTCCCCGGAGCAGGTTACGCAGGCATTCAAGATCATTTTGTCCGACCCGAAGGTGAAGGCAGTCCTGATCAATATCTTCGGGGGAATTATGAAGTGTGACGTAATTGCATCCGGTATTATTCAAGCCATTCATGAAATAGGCATTCACATCCCCTTAGTTATCCGGCTGGAGGGGACCAATGTTGAAATTGCAAAAAAAATCCTGGAGGCCTCTGGCCTAAAAATTACCTCTGCCAGCGATATGAAAGAGGCTGCGAACCTCGTGGTGTCAAAGGTTCGGTAG
- a CDS encoding rod shape-determining protein, whose product MHPLDFILGFVSTDMGIDLGTANTLVCIPGQGIVLSEPSVVAVKPGTNKVLLNGNAVGNVAKAMLEKAPSSISVIRPLKNGVIADFDITEAMLKYFITRVHKRKWGVRPRVLIAIPSGITAVEKRAVVNSAERAGAREVYLVSEPKAAAIGVGLPVGEPIASMIVDIGGGTTEVAVLSLGDIFTHESLRIAGDEFDESILQYIRKTYNLDIGHRTSEQIKIEIGSAYPLEEELTMEIRGRDAIAGLPRAATITSEEIREALKEPIDKIVGAVKSALERTAPELASDLITNGLVVVGGGALIRGMDKLLIAETGLPVQIGNDPLTAVARGTGYLLENLDLFKSVLQDEDIHP is encoded by the coding sequence ATGCACCCATTAGATTTTATATTAGGTTTCGTTTCCACAGACATGGGAATCGATCTTGGCACGGCAAACACCCTTGTTTGTATACCGGGACAAGGGATCGTGCTGTCGGAACCCTCGGTTGTTGCCGTGAAGCCAGGTACAAACAAAGTGCTTTTAAACGGGAATGCCGTGGGAAACGTTGCGAAGGCCATGCTGGAAAAGGCACCGAGCAGCATCTCCGTTATCCGCCCGCTCAAAAACGGCGTTATTGCGGACTTTGACATCACCGAGGCGATGCTCAAATATTTTATCACCCGGGTGCATAAACGGAAATGGGGTGTCCGACCCAGGGTACTGATTGCAATCCCGTCCGGTATTACCGCCGTGGAGAAACGGGCAGTCGTCAACTCCGCTGAGCGCGCCGGCGCAAGGGAGGTCTACCTGGTTTCCGAACCAAAGGCAGCGGCAATCGGCGTCGGCCTTCCGGTAGGTGAGCCAATAGCCAGTATGATTGTGGACATCGGGGGTGGAACCACCGAGGTGGCGGTTCTATCACTCGGTGATATTTTTACTCATGAGAGTCTCAGGATTGCGGGAGATGAATTTGACGAATCGATCCTCCAATACATACGAAAAACCTACAACCTCGACATCGGGCACCGCACGTCGGAGCAAATAAAGATAGAAATCGGCTCTGCCTATCCTTTAGAAGAAGAACTCACGATGGAAATACGCGGGCGCGATGCCATCGCCGGTTTGCCCAGGGCGGCAACCATTACTTCTGAAGAGATCAGAGAGGCGTTAAAAGAGCCTATCGATAAGATTGTAGGCGCGGTAAAATCAGCCCTGGAAAGGACGGCGCCGGAATTAGCTTCAGATTTAATAACCAATGGACTGGTCGTGGTAGGCGGGGGCGCATTGATCAGAGGCATGGACAAGCTGCTGATAGCAGAAACGGGTCTTCCGGTGCAAATAGGCAATGACCCTTTAACAGCCGTTGCAAGAGGAACGGGTTATCTCCTCGAAAACCTTGATCTATTTAAGTCTGTTCTGCAGGATGAGGACATCCACCCCTAG
- the sucD gene encoding succinate--CoA ligase subunit alpha has product MGILINKDTRVLCQGITGHAGSFHAERMLEYGTRLVAGVTPGKGGTMHHNVPVFDNVLDAVTKTGANASVIYVPAPFAADAIIEAADAGIELVVCITEGIPTMDMVKVKKYLSHKQTRLIGPNCPGIITPGACKIGIMPGYIHRPGHVGVVSRSGTLTYEAVWQLTRRGIGQSTCLGIGGDPIVGTGFVEVMRLFQNDPETQAIVMIGEIGGSAEEEAAAIIQKEITRPVIGFVAGRTAPQGKRMGHAGAIITGGKGTAASKVSALKNAGVTIADSPADIGETVAKLLR; this is encoded by the coding sequence ATGGGGATATTAATCAATAAGGATACACGGGTTCTGTGCCAGGGCATCACGGGACATGCAGGCAGTTTTCACGCCGAACGCATGCTTGAGTATGGTACCAGACTGGTTGCCGGTGTCACTCCCGGTAAAGGCGGTACCATGCACCATAACGTTCCTGTTTTCGACAATGTCCTCGACGCAGTGACAAAGACCGGAGCGAATGCCTCTGTTATCTACGTACCTGCCCCTTTCGCAGCAGATGCTATCATCGAGGCAGCTGACGCCGGAATTGAGCTGGTAGTCTGTATCACGGAAGGCATCCCCACCATGGATATGGTCAAGGTAAAAAAATATCTCTCGCATAAGCAAACTCGCCTTATCGGGCCGAATTGTCCCGGAATCATTACGCCCGGTGCGTGCAAAATCGGCATCATGCCAGGGTATATCCACAGGCCCGGGCATGTGGGAGTTGTTTCACGCAGCGGAACGCTCACATACGAGGCCGTCTGGCAACTGACCCGGCGAGGCATAGGCCAATCCACATGCCTTGGGATTGGAGGCGACCCCATCGTAGGGACCGGTTTTGTGGAGGTGATGAGGTTATTCCAGAACGACCCGGAAACCCAAGCGATCGTAATGATTGGAGAAATCGGAGGCAGTGCAGAGGAAGAGGCTGCCGCGATAATCCAGAAAGAGATTACCAGGCCGGTTATCGGTTTTGTCGCCGGCAGAACGGCGCCCCAGGGCAAGCGCATGGGACACGCCGGGGCAATCATTACTGGCGGCAAAGGCACGGCAGCGTCAAAGGTTTCCGCATTGAAAAATGCAGGTGTTACGATAGCAGACAGTCCCGCCGATATCGGTGAAACCGTAGCGAAGTTACTTCGCTAG
- a CDS encoding 2-isopropylmalate synthase, translating into MFRFNKRRNTLEPEEYIFQLQDSPEPNLFRDVFPYNKIPKISFNYRLNPMNPPDEIWITDTTFRDGQQSRPPYTVKQIVDLYDLIHKLGGKNGLIRQCEFFLYNEKDQQAVRKCMERGYKYPEITGWIRAVKSDFKLVKEMGLKETGILCSSSDYHIYLKLNKTRKQAMDMYLDIVRAALEEGIIPRCHFEDITRSDFYGFVVPFAKELMKLSKESKLPVKIRACDTMGMGVSYPGAALPRSVPGIIYGLNHFAGVPSEYMEWHGHNDFYLAVSNATTAWLYGCSVINGTLLGLGERTGNTPIEALIIEYLALRGSDEQIDTTVITEIADYYRNEIGYPIPPTQPFVGSEFNVTRAGIHSDGLLKNEEIYNIFDTRKLLNRPLGVAVTDKSGVAGIAQWINIFFELKGDAQILKTHEGVTKIKEWVEKQYIEGRITSISDEEMVEQVRIYFRDSIKSDKLQTSGTNKTK; encoded by the coding sequence ATGTTTCGATTTAATAAACGCCGCAATACCTTGGAACCTGAAGAGTATATTTTTCAATTACAGGATTCACCGGAACCCAATCTCTTTCGGGATGTTTTCCCCTATAACAAAATACCGAAAATATCATTTAATTACCGGCTTAACCCGATGAACCCACCGGATGAAATATGGATTACCGATACCACGTTTCGGGACGGGCAGCAATCCCGTCCACCTTATACCGTTAAACAGATTGTTGATCTCTATGACCTGATTCACAAACTCGGGGGTAAGAATGGCCTTATTCGCCAGTGCGAATTTTTCCTGTATAATGAAAAGGATCAGCAGGCGGTGAGAAAATGCATGGAACGGGGCTATAAGTATCCGGAAATTACCGGTTGGATCAGGGCGGTAAAGAGCGATTTCAAGCTGGTTAAGGAAATGGGACTCAAGGAGACGGGAATCCTGTGCTCGTCATCGGATTACCATATCTATTTGAAATTAAACAAGACAAGAAAACAGGCGATGGACATGTACCTGGATATTGTGCGGGCTGCACTCGAAGAGGGGATTATACCGCGATGCCATTTTGAGGACATCACCCGATCTGATTTTTATGGTTTCGTTGTGCCCTTTGCCAAGGAACTCATGAAATTATCGAAAGAAAGCAAACTCCCGGTAAAGATCCGTGCCTGTGACACCATGGGGATGGGGGTAAGCTACCCCGGCGCTGCCCTGCCGCGCAGTGTGCCCGGAATTATTTACGGACTGAACCATTTTGCCGGTGTCCCATCGGAATATATGGAGTGGCATGGCCACAATGATTTTTATCTTGCGGTAAGCAATGCTACGACCGCATGGCTTTATGGATGCAGCGTCATCAATGGTACCTTGTTAGGCTTAGGAGAGCGTACGGGAAATACACCCATTGAGGCGCTTATCATCGAATATCTTGCCCTGAGAGGCAGCGATGAACAGATCGACACGACGGTGATAACGGAAATTGCAGATTATTATCGTAATGAAATCGGATATCCTATCCCGCCGACACAGCCCTTTGTGGGCTCTGAGTTCAATGTCACCCGCGCCGGCATTCATTCGGATGGGTTATTGAAGAATGAAGAAATCTATAATATCTTTGATACGAGGAAACTCTTAAACAGACCTCTTGGCGTTGCGGTAACTGACAAATCTGGCGTGGCTGGAATTGCTCAGTGGATTAATATCTTTTTCGAGCTCAAAGGCGATGCGCAAATTCTCAAAACCCATGAAGGAGTTACCAAAATAAAGGAATGGGTAGAAAAGCAATACATCGAAGGCCGTATTACTTCTATTTCTGACGAAGAAATGGTAGAACAGGTGCGGATCTATTTTCGGGATAGTATCAAATCCGATAAATTGCAAACATCCGGAACGAATAAGACGAAATAG
- the mreC gene encoding rod shape-determining protein MreC gives MRPFQWATCFCSNKASVFLDKVISAFHDAHGKKHLEEQVMRYKNKLVEQQDLLFKLQNKLHTLSKFRAENTTTKKMPVPADIIGYDASNFRKSITINVGSKQGVKPNDIVVADNALVGKITAVNGRNSVVQLITDPAIRIPGRVVQTREQVIVEGNATAFCRLKYAPRWAKLKKGDVIVTSDIGGLYPPSLPIATVVEHEMKSGALFQSVKALPRVNISKIESVLVLVNES, from the coding sequence ATGAGACCATTCCAGTGGGCAACGTGTTTTTGCAGCAACAAAGCCAGCGTCTTTCTTGATAAAGTGATCTCCGCATTCCATGACGCGCACGGAAAAAAACACCTGGAAGAACAAGTCATGCGGTACAAAAATAAACTCGTTGAGCAACAGGACCTCCTTTTCAAATTGCAGAATAAATTGCATACCCTCTCAAAATTCCGCGCTGAAAATACCACGACGAAAAAAATGCCGGTACCTGCGGATATTATTGGATACGATGCATCAAACTTCAGGAAAAGTATAACGATCAACGTCGGCTCAAAACAAGGGGTAAAACCCAACGATATTGTCGTTGCGGATAATGCGCTTGTCGGGAAGATTACTGCCGTCAATGGAAGAAACAGCGTAGTTCAACTTATCACAGACCCCGCGATACGTATACCGGGGCGGGTTGTTCAAACGCGCGAGCAGGTAATTGTTGAGGGAAATGCGACTGCCTTTTGCAGATTAAAATATGCACCGCGCTGGGCAAAGCTGAAAAAAGGAGACGTTATTGTCACCTCTGACATCGGGGGGCTGTATCCGCCTTCTTTACCGATTGCCACCGTCGTGGAACATGAGATGAAAAGCGGCGCACTCTTTCAATCGGTAAAGGCATTGCCCCGGGTAAATATCTCGAAAATTGAGAGTGTGCTTGTTCTTGTCAATGAGTCCTGA
- the mreD gene encoding rod shape-determining protein MreD encodes MRWFTFFCMLFCISLFQSTLMSWINLGSAAPDLYFPFVVFYAFLTDVKRNTLANWLTGISKDLLSEGSFGINSVFFVAIGFFLWSFREILFRGHVVTQILITFIFSVIYNIVYTIHLEISFHSLCLAPTLRMILCCSFYTAMVVPALFWIFNKFQPTQKLFFIKGN; translated from the coding sequence ATGCGCTGGTTTACCTTTTTTTGTATGCTGTTCTGTATCTCCCTCTTTCAATCCACCCTGATGTCCTGGATTAATCTTGGGTCAGCGGCGCCCGACCTGTACTTTCCCTTCGTGGTGTTTTATGCATTTCTTACGGATGTGAAGCGAAATACCCTCGCAAATTGGTTGACGGGTATATCAAAAGACTTATTGTCGGAAGGAAGTTTTGGAATCAATTCCGTTTTTTTTGTCGCAATAGGCTTTTTCCTTTGGTCATTTCGGGAAATACTCTTCAGAGGACATGTGGTCACCCAAATCCTTATTACCTTTATCTTCTCGGTCATATACAACATCGTATACACCATCCACCTGGAAATCTCCTTTCATTCCCTCTGTCTGGCGCCAACACTCCGGATGATCCTTTGCTGTTCTTTCTACACGGCGATGGTGGTCCCGGCGCTGTTCTGGATATTCAACAAATTTCAGCCTACCCAGAAACTTTTTTTCATCAAGGGTAATTAG
- a CDS encoding pyridoxal-phosphate dependent enzyme, with product MIRENEFSRNVAVACGLETAEAFRLQSRIHRLRWFDRSDIWVKRDDELGLGVSGTKLRKHASIIPFLKQQGIEEVVVIGGAHSNNVLSAAQTLTENNIRITPFLLGPPSQRRGNARLLSLFVDDRGIHWISRAQWADCEVLANDYAEKRRAEGVKIFVLPEGAHHPLAVPGSLSLLVDILRNEREAGVRFDHIFIDSGTGMVAQSLLAGATALEKKSRFHVVVLAGSFDDFRAGLSRVMQYAESFLGVSLRSLPDYRIYYPASARSFGSANKTIFKEIQRIAREDGILTDPVYSAKLFLTARHVILNSQLKGNILLIHSGGGLALTGFMDHPLFTV from the coding sequence ATGATCCGGGAAAACGAGTTTTCCAGAAACGTAGCCGTCGCCTGTGGCCTGGAAACGGCGGAGGCCTTTCGTCTGCAGAGCCGCATTCATCGGCTGCGCTGGTTTGACCGGTCTGATATATGGGTCAAACGGGACGATGAACTGGGCCTTGGCGTATCGGGAACCAAGCTGCGTAAGCATGCGTCCATAATCCCTTTTCTGAAACAACAGGGGATTGAGGAAGTGGTGGTGATCGGCGGGGCGCATTCAAATAATGTCCTTTCCGCAGCGCAGACCCTCACGGAAAACAATATCAGGATAACCCCTTTTTTACTCGGGCCACCCTCTCAAAGACGTGGTAATGCACGGTTGCTTTCTCTGTTTGTTGATGACCGCGGAATTCATTGGATTTCTCGCGCCCAATGGGCTGATTGCGAAGTCCTGGCCAACGACTACGCAGAGAAAAGAAGGGCTGAGGGAGTGAAGATTTTCGTGCTTCCCGAGGGGGCGCATCACCCGTTGGCAGTGCCGGGGTCCCTGAGTCTTCTCGTTGATATTCTTCGCAATGAGCGGGAAGCTGGTGTTCGGTTTGACCACATTTTTATCGACTCCGGCACCGGTATGGTTGCACAATCTTTGCTGGCAGGGGCTACCGCCCTTGAAAAGAAATCACGGTTTCATGTCGTGGTCCTGGCGGGTTCGTTTGATGATTTTCGGGCAGGATTATCCAGGGTTATGCAGTATGCCGAGTCGTTTCTTGGGGTGTCGCTCCGTTCTTTGCCTGATTATCGTATCTACTATCCTGCCAGCGCCCGATCATTTGGTAGCGCCAATAAGACGATCTTCAAGGAGATACAACGTATTGCAAGAGAGGATGGTATTCTTACCGACCCCGTATACTCCGCCAAACTGTTTCTTACGGCACGTCACGTAATTCTCAACAGCCAATTGAAAGGGAATATCCTCCTCATTCACTCCGGTGGCGGATTGGCCCTAACGGGTTTTATGGATCATCCTCTGTTCACGGTATAG
- a CDS encoding DNA polymerase IV, which yields MRRILHLDMDAFFAAVEQKRNPDLTGKALVIGGSGDPTQRGVVSTASYEARKFGIHSAMPLRTAYKLCPHAIFLPVDYREYARISEKIKHILKRFCPLMQDVGIDEAFLDVSQIDKPPEEIAKEIKMTIRQETGLTCSIGIAPNKLLAKIASDLQKPDGLTMITEEDRENRIWPLPVRKLWGVGPKTEAALKEMGIETVGALASLSREKLIEKFGNSYGKYLYEASRGIDDSPLITHWEPKSTSREVTFQRDSNKWQEIARTLAELTREIATDMKRSGYKGRTVTVKIRFSDFETHTRAKTLGKPVNSADEIRTAAFDCLRRFELKKKVRLVGVRVGGLEKVHGAICHSKQIEEADA from the coding sequence ATGAGGAGAATCCTTCACCTCGACATGGATGCATTCTTTGCCGCAGTTGAGCAAAAGAGAAATCCGGACCTGACCGGCAAGGCCCTTGTCATTGGCGGAAGTGGCGATCCCACCCAACGCGGCGTCGTATCAACGGCATCATATGAAGCCAGGAAGTTTGGGATACACTCTGCAATGCCATTAAGAACGGCATACAAACTCTGTCCCCATGCTATCTTCCTCCCTGTTGATTACCGGGAATACGCGCGGATATCCGAGAAGATCAAGCATATCCTGAAACGATTCTGTCCCCTCATGCAGGACGTTGGAATTGATGAAGCATTCCTCGATGTATCCCAGATAGACAAACCGCCGGAAGAGATCGCAAAGGAGATCAAGATGACGATAAGGCAAGAAACCGGCCTTACCTGTTCCATAGGAATAGCGCCCAATAAGCTTTTGGCAAAGATTGCCTCAGACCTGCAAAAGCCAGACGGGCTTACCATGATCACGGAAGAGGATAGAGAAAACCGGATATGGCCGTTGCCGGTAAGAAAACTCTGGGGAGTAGGGCCAAAAACTGAGGCAGCGTTAAAGGAGATGGGGATTGAGACCGTCGGGGCGCTCGCTTCATTATCCCGGGAAAAACTCATTGAGAAATTTGGAAATTCTTACGGAAAATATCTCTACGAGGCATCAAGGGGAATCGATGACAGCCCTCTCATTACCCATTGGGAACCGAAGTCCACCAGCAGAGAAGTTACCTTTCAGCGGGATAGTAACAAGTGGCAGGAAATAGCCAGGACCCTTGCGGAACTGACCAGGGAAATTGCAACGGATATGAAGCGGTCAGGTTACAAGGGCAGAACCGTTACCGTAAAGATACGGTTCAGTGATTTTGAGACCCACACAAGAGCCAAAACCCTTGGAAAACCCGTGAATTCAGCGGATGAAATAAGGACGGCTGCCTTTGATTGCCTCAGGAGGTTTGAACTAAAAAAGAAGGTCAGGCTGGTAGGAGTAAGGGTGGGAGGGTTAGAAAAGGTGCATGGCGCCATCTGCCATTCTAAGCAAATCGAAGAAGCTGATGCATGA
- a CDS encoding arginine decarboxylase, pyruvoyl-dependent: MMIPRLVFFTKGVGKHKDKLQSFELSLRKAGIEKCNLVRVSSIFPPNCKIVTKEQGTAMLKGGQVIFCVMSENSTNEPNRMISASVGMAAPAEHEHYGYLSEHHAFGETEEKSGDYAEDLAATMLATTLGIEFDSAKNYDERKEIYRMSGKIVKTRNITQAARGDKNGLWTTVVAAAVFIL, from the coding sequence ATGATGATACCGAGGTTGGTATTCTTTACCAAAGGCGTTGGAAAACACAAAGACAAGTTACAATCATTTGAGCTTTCCCTGCGAAAGGCAGGGATTGAAAAATGCAATCTGGTAAGGGTATCAAGCATCTTCCCTCCTAACTGCAAAATTGTGACCAAAGAACAGGGCACTGCCATGTTAAAGGGAGGACAGGTGATTTTTTGCGTGATGAGCGAAAACTCTACCAATGAGCCAAACCGAATGATCTCCGCCTCTGTGGGAATGGCCGCTCCCGCCGAGCACGAACACTATGGCTATCTGAGTGAACACCACGCTTTTGGTGAAACCGAGGAAAAATCAGGCGACTATGCAGAAGACCTTGCCGCAACCATGCTGGCTACCACTCTGGGTATTGAATTCGACTCTGCAAAAAATTATGATGAGCGGAAAGAAATTTACCGGATGAGCGGTAAGATCGTAAAGACCAGAAACATCACACAAGCCGCCCGCGGAGATAAGAACGGGTTGTGGACGACGGTAGTTGCCGCTGCCGTATTCATTTTATAG